The Pseudarthrobacter sulfonivorans genome includes a window with the following:
- a CDS encoding lipase family protein — translation MKHPSVRGCSAIVLAAVLTFGSGAVAQAASAPATTPATTANPLDFYITPASLPANNGDLVRTEPSVFYVDPLKTIRAQASVQRIMYRSVNSSGVPVAVTGTVMVPYAAWTGSGPRPLVSYAPGTQGQGDQCAPSRAMATGEEYEGIFIAGLLARGYSVAVTDYEGLGTAGSHTYMARESQAHAVLDATRAAQRLGNPQIVPGGPVALAGYSQGGGASAAAVELAPQYAPELNLKGAYAGAVPADLPAVGRNLDGGLYTGFLLYAVTGMGAAGGLDLSPHLNAAGRAKLAATDNECTLQSIASSGFLNTAQLTVSGQKLSSLLELPELKTVIAAQKIGNGRAPQVPVLLSHSVLDDVIPYDQGRQLAKRWCGAGSSVYFDVTAGATHIGGYAAAIPQAFIFLERRFSNRSAVSNCWLYG, via the coding sequence ATGAAGCATCCTTCTGTACGCGGCTGTTCGGCCATTGTGTTGGCCGCGGTTCTCACCTTCGGTAGTGGCGCGGTAGCCCAAGCCGCTTCTGCCCCAGCCACAACACCGGCTACGACGGCCAACCCGCTCGACTTCTACATCACCCCCGCCTCACTTCCGGCCAACAACGGCGACCTGGTCCGGACGGAGCCGTCTGTCTTCTATGTCGATCCCCTCAAGACCATCCGGGCCCAGGCCTCCGTGCAGCGCATCATGTACCGCTCCGTGAACAGTTCCGGAGTGCCTGTCGCCGTGACCGGCACAGTGATGGTGCCGTACGCGGCCTGGACCGGGTCCGGCCCGCGTCCGCTGGTCAGCTACGCCCCCGGAACCCAGGGGCAGGGGGACCAATGCGCACCGTCCCGGGCCATGGCTACCGGCGAGGAATACGAGGGGATCTTCATCGCCGGGCTGCTGGCGCGGGGCTACTCCGTAGCAGTGACCGACTATGAGGGTCTCGGCACGGCCGGCAGCCACACCTACATGGCGCGCGAATCGCAGGCGCACGCCGTCCTGGACGCCACCCGTGCCGCCCAGCGGTTGGGGAACCCGCAGATCGTCCCCGGCGGCCCGGTGGCGCTGGCCGGCTACTCGCAGGGCGGCGGCGCCTCGGCAGCCGCCGTCGAGCTTGCACCCCAATACGCTCCGGAGCTGAACCTCAAGGGCGCGTACGCGGGGGCGGTCCCCGCCGACCTTCCCGCCGTCGGACGAAACCTCGACGGCGGCCTGTACACCGGGTTCCTGCTCTACGCGGTAACGGGCATGGGCGCCGCCGGCGGACTGGACCTGAGCCCCCACCTCAACGCCGCAGGGCGGGCGAAGCTGGCGGCGACAGACAACGAATGCACGTTGCAGTCGATCGCCTCAAGCGGCTTCCTGAACACTGCGCAGCTCACGGTTTCGGGGCAGAAGCTGAGCTCGCTGCTGGAGCTCCCCGAGCTAAAAACCGTCATTGCCGCACAGAAGATCGGCAACGGCCGGGCGCCGCAGGTCCCCGTACTGCTCTCGCACAGCGTCCTCGATGACGTCATCCCCTACGACCAAGGCAGGCAGCTGGCCAAGCGCTGGTGCGGCGCCGGATCGTCGGTGTATTTCGATGTCACGGCCGGGGCCACCCACATTGGCGGCTACGCGGCCGCCATCCCGCAGGCGTTCATCTTCCTGGAGCGCCGCTTCTCAAACCGGTCCGCAGTGAGCAACTGCTGGTTGTACGGCTAA
- a CDS encoding DUF3151 domain-containing protein, giving the protein MSDEFRKNLMGPEPTLLPAETDVYAQLDAGAEALDLVEKHPTSSLLWAVLAEEAWAEGRTIDSYAYSRVGYHRGLDSLRRNGWRGVGPIPWEHEPNRGFLRALYSLGRASTAIGEAEEPERIEKFLNDSDPAAKAAIEGK; this is encoded by the coding sequence ATGTCGGACGAGTTCCGCAAGAACCTCATGGGCCCGGAGCCAACGCTCCTGCCTGCCGAGACGGACGTCTACGCGCAGCTGGACGCCGGCGCCGAAGCCCTGGACCTGGTGGAAAAGCACCCCACGTCGTCGCTGTTGTGGGCTGTCCTGGCGGAGGAGGCGTGGGCCGAGGGCCGCACCATCGATTCCTACGCCTACTCGCGCGTTGGGTACCACCGCGGGCTGGACTCGCTGCGCCGCAACGGCTGGCGTGGCGTGGGCCCCATCCCGTGGGAGCACGAACCCAACCGCGGCTTCCTGCGGGCGCTCTACTCGCTGGGCCGCGCGTCCACGGCCATCGGCGAAGCCGAGGAGCCGGAACGCATCGAGAAGTTCCTCAACGACTCGGACCCGGCAGCCAAGGCAGCCATCGAGGGTAAGTAG
- the fepG gene encoding iron-enterobactin ABC transporter permease, with protein MSVDFGKAAWQIRTPGGGISLRVSRRTVAVGIPVVLLTIAVSVMALASGALEISVEQVLRAFTGTAESMAQTVVMEWRLPRVLMAVLFGAALGVSGGIFQSLTRNPLGSPDIIGFNTGAYTGALLVILTMGGSALQIAGGALIGGLLTALAVYLLAYRRGIQGFRLIIVGIGVSAVLASVNHWIVLQAELEVAMSAAVWGAGSLNGISWEQAWPAAAVIAVALLASVFVVPSMRTLELGDDAAKALGVRAEPVRIALVVLGVGLTAAVTAAAGPIAFVSLAAPQLARRMTGSAGIALLPSALVGALLLAASDFAAQRLFSPIQLPVGVVTVSIGGIYLIWLLAREARKS; from the coding sequence GTGAGCGTCGATTTCGGCAAAGCCGCCTGGCAGATCCGCACCCCCGGCGGCGGAATCAGCCTCCGCGTCAGCCGCAGGACAGTTGCCGTGGGCATTCCGGTCGTGCTCCTCACCATCGCGGTATCTGTCATGGCCCTCGCCAGCGGCGCACTGGAGATCAGCGTTGAGCAGGTCCTGCGCGCCTTCACCGGGACAGCGGAAAGCATGGCCCAGACCGTCGTTATGGAATGGCGGCTGCCGCGTGTCCTGATGGCGGTGCTGTTCGGCGCAGCCCTGGGCGTGAGCGGCGGAATTTTCCAGTCGCTGACCCGCAACCCACTGGGCAGCCCGGACATCATCGGATTCAACACCGGAGCCTACACAGGCGCGCTGCTCGTGATCCTGACCATGGGCGGCAGTGCCCTTCAGATTGCCGGCGGCGCACTGATCGGCGGGCTGTTGACTGCCCTGGCGGTCTACCTTCTTGCTTACCGCCGAGGCATCCAGGGTTTCCGGCTGATCATTGTGGGCATCGGTGTCAGCGCCGTGCTGGCCTCGGTCAATCACTGGATCGTGCTGCAGGCTGAGCTTGAGGTGGCCATGAGTGCCGCCGTCTGGGGCGCGGGTTCCCTCAACGGCATCAGCTGGGAGCAGGCCTGGCCCGCGGCAGCCGTCATCGCCGTCGCACTCCTCGCCTCGGTCTTCGTGGTGCCCTCCATGCGCACACTGGAACTGGGTGACGACGCTGCCAAGGCACTGGGAGTACGCGCCGAACCGGTGCGGATCGCCTTGGTGGTGCTCGGCGTCGGACTTACCGCCGCCGTGACCGCAGCCGCGGGTCCCATTGCCTTCGTTTCGCTGGCCGCCCCGCAGCTGGCCCGCCGGATGACCGGCAGCGCCGGCATCGCCCTGCTGCCGTCGGCCCTTGTCGGGGCGCTGCTCCTGGCAGCCAGCGACTTCGCGGCACAACGCCTGTTTTCGCCCATTCAACTGCCCGTGGGCGTCGTCACCGTCTCCATCGGTGGCATTTATCTCATCTGGCTGCTGGCCAGGGAAGCGAGGAAGTCGTGA
- a CDS encoding HAD-IIA family hydrolase, translating into MAEADQVQGSPAVYRSGQEIECWLTDMDGVLVHENHAVPGAAELIQRWVDTSKRFLVLTNNSIFTPRDLAARLRASGLEIPEENIWTSALATATFLKDQVRGSGSGNRAYTIGEAGLTTALHEAGFILTDQDPDYVVLGETRTYSFEAITMAIRLILAGARFIATNPDATGPSKDGPMPATGAIAALITKATGREPYIVGKPNPMMFRSAMNQIDAHSETTAMIGDRMDTDIIAGMEAGLHTVLVLSGITQREDIAAYPFRPNQVLNSVADLKNQI; encoded by the coding sequence GTGGCAGAAGCAGACCAGGTACAGGGTTCACCGGCGGTTTACCGCAGCGGCCAGGAGATCGAATGCTGGCTGACAGACATGGACGGCGTACTCGTCCACGAAAACCATGCTGTCCCAGGGGCCGCCGAACTGATCCAGCGCTGGGTGGACACGTCCAAGCGGTTCCTGGTGCTGACGAACAACTCGATCTTCACGCCCCGCGACCTGGCCGCCAGGCTCCGGGCCTCCGGGCTGGAGATCCCCGAGGAGAACATCTGGACGTCCGCGCTGGCCACCGCCACCTTCCTGAAGGACCAGGTGCGGGGTTCCGGCTCCGGGAACCGCGCCTACACCATCGGCGAGGCAGGGCTGACGACGGCGCTGCACGAGGCAGGCTTCATCCTCACCGACCAGGACCCGGACTATGTAGTGCTCGGCGAAACCCGTACGTACTCCTTTGAGGCCATCACCATGGCCATCCGCCTGATCCTGGCCGGGGCCCGCTTCATTGCCACCAACCCCGACGCCACCGGCCCGTCCAAGGACGGCCCGATGCCCGCGACGGGCGCGATCGCCGCGCTCATCACGAAGGCCACAGGCCGGGAACCGTACATTGTGGGCAAGCCGAATCCCATGATGTTCCGGTCCGCCATGAACCAGATCGATGCGCACTCGGAGACCACGGCAATGATCGGGGACCGGATGGACACCGACATCATCGCCGGCATGGAGGCAGGCCTGCACACGGTCCTGGTCCTCAGCGGCATTACGCAGCGCGAAGACATTGCCGCCTATCCGTTCCGGCCCAACCAGGTGCTGAACTCCGTGGCCGACCTGAAGAACCAGATCTAG
- the pyrE gene encoding orotate phosphoribosyltransferase yields the protein MTSPLDAAAARARLLELIKELAVVRGKVILSSGAEADYYIDLRRITLHHEASKLVGQVMLALTDDAGIDFECAGGLTMGADPVGTAVMHSAVDAGRTVDAFVVRKAQKSYGMGRQVEGPSVEGRKVLVLEDTSTTGGSALTAVEGVKKAGGNVVAVAVIVDRDTGAKEKIEAETGVPYLFAFGKDELGLS from the coding sequence ATGACTTCCCCTCTTGACGCTGCCGCCGCACGTGCCCGCCTGCTGGAACTGATCAAGGAACTTGCCGTGGTCCGCGGCAAGGTGATCCTCTCCAGCGGCGCCGAGGCCGACTACTACATCGACCTTCGCCGCATCACGCTGCACCACGAGGCCTCCAAGCTGGTGGGCCAGGTCATGCTGGCACTGACGGACGACGCCGGGATCGACTTTGAGTGCGCCGGTGGCCTGACCATGGGTGCTGACCCCGTGGGCACCGCTGTGATGCACTCCGCCGTGGACGCCGGCCGCACCGTGGACGCCTTTGTGGTCCGCAAAGCCCAGAAGTCCTACGGCATGGGCCGCCAGGTTGAAGGTCCGTCGGTTGAGGGCCGCAAGGTCCTGGTCCTGGAGGATACGTCCACCACCGGCGGCTCGGCGCTCACCGCTGTGGAGGGTGTCAAAAAGGCCGGCGGAAACGTGGTGGCCGTGGCCGTCATCGTGGACCGGGACACCGGTGCCAAGGAAAAGATCGAAGCCGAGACCGGTGTGCCCTACCTGTTCGCCTTCGGCAAGGACGAGCTGGGCCTCTCCTAG
- a CDS encoding TrmH family RNA methyltransferase, with product MPGNPVEPLPIPAEEPAPEEAPEPKAEVGVGPWEGSWPEGDHWDPELLADGDRRNVVDQYRYWKHDAIVADLDSKRHNFHIAIENWQHDLNIGTVVRTANAFLAKEVHIIGRRRWNRRGAMVTDRYQHVRHHSTVEDFVVWAQGEGLAIIGIDIFPDSVPLETYELPKDCVLVFGQEGPGLTPEVHEAALATLSIEQFGSTRSINAASAAAIAMHAWIRRHVFSQPV from the coding sequence ATGCCCGGAAACCCAGTCGAACCTCTTCCGATTCCAGCGGAGGAGCCAGCGCCCGAGGAGGCGCCGGAGCCAAAGGCGGAGGTCGGCGTCGGGCCCTGGGAGGGTTCGTGGCCGGAAGGTGACCACTGGGATCCGGAATTGCTCGCCGACGGCGACCGCCGCAACGTGGTGGACCAGTACCGCTACTGGAAGCATGACGCGATCGTGGCGGACCTCGATTCCAAGCGGCACAACTTCCACATCGCCATCGAAAACTGGCAGCACGACCTCAACATCGGCACCGTGGTGCGCACCGCCAACGCGTTCCTCGCCAAGGAAGTCCACATCATCGGACGACGCCGGTGGAACAGGCGCGGGGCGATGGTCACCGACCGTTACCAGCACGTCCGCCACCACTCCACCGTGGAGGACTTCGTGGTGTGGGCGCAGGGGGAGGGGCTCGCGATCATCGGGATCGACATCTTCCCCGACTCCGTGCCCCTGGAGACGTATGAGCTGCCCAAGGACTGCGTCCTGGTGTTCGGCCAGGAAGGGCCCGGGCTGACGCCGGAGGTCCACGAGGCGGCCCTGGCCACCCTGTCCATCGAGCAGTTCGGCTCCACGCGCTCCATCAACGCCGCCTCCGCCGCCGCGATCGCCATGCATGCCTGGATCCGCCGGCACGTTTTCAGCCAGCCCGTCTGA
- the fbaA gene encoding class II fructose-bisphosphate aldolase, which produces MPIATPEIYSEMIDRAKAGGFAFPAVNVTSSQTLNAAIRGFAEAESDGIIQVSTGGAAYWSGASVKDMVAGSLGFAAFAREVAKNYNVNIALHTDHCPKDKLDGFVLPLLAASEAEVKAGRNPIFNSHMWDGSHEALEDNLRIARELLERAAAAKIILEVEIGTVGGEEDGVENEINEKLYTTTEDALATIEALGAGENGRYLTALTFGNVHGVYKPGGVKLRPELLKQIQAEVGAKIGKENPFDLVFHGGSGSSDQEIADAVSYGVIKMNVDTDTQYAFTRPVAGHMLANYDGVLKIDGEMGNKKTYDPRVWGASAEAGMAARIVEAARQLGSVGKTF; this is translated from the coding sequence ATGCCCATTGCAACCCCAGAGATCTACTCCGAGATGATCGACCGTGCCAAGGCCGGAGGCTTTGCGTTCCCGGCGGTCAACGTGACGTCGTCGCAGACCCTGAACGCAGCCATCCGCGGTTTCGCTGAGGCTGAGTCCGATGGCATCATCCAGGTTTCCACCGGTGGCGCAGCGTACTGGTCCGGCGCATCGGTGAAGGACATGGTGGCCGGTTCGCTCGGCTTCGCCGCCTTCGCCCGTGAAGTGGCCAAGAACTACAACGTCAACATCGCCCTCCACACGGACCACTGCCCCAAGGACAAGCTGGACGGCTTTGTCCTGCCGCTGCTGGCAGCGTCCGAGGCCGAGGTCAAGGCCGGCCGCAACCCGATCTTCAACTCGCACATGTGGGACGGCTCGCACGAGGCCCTTGAAGACAACTTGCGCATCGCCCGCGAACTGCTGGAGCGTGCCGCCGCCGCCAAGATCATCCTCGAGGTCGAAATCGGCACTGTTGGTGGCGAGGAAGACGGCGTTGAGAACGAAATCAACGAGAAGCTCTACACCACCACCGAAGACGCCCTGGCCACCATTGAAGCCTTGGGTGCCGGCGAGAACGGCCGCTACCTGACCGCGCTGACGTTCGGCAACGTCCACGGTGTGTACAAGCCCGGCGGCGTGAAGCTGCGCCCGGAGCTGCTCAAGCAGATCCAGGCCGAGGTGGGCGCCAAGATCGGCAAGGAGAACCCGTTCGACCTCGTGTTCCACGGCGGTTCGGGCTCCAGTGACCAGGAAATCGCTGATGCCGTTTCCTACGGTGTGATCAAGATGAACGTCGACACCGACACCCAGTACGCCTTCACCCGCCCGGTGGCCGGCCACATGCTCGCCAACTACGACGGCGTCCTGAAGATCGACGGCGAAATGGGCAACAAGAAGACCTACGATCCCCGCGTCTGGGGCGCTTCAGCCGAGGCCGGCATGGCTGCCCGCATCGTCGAGGCCGCCCGCCAGCTCGGCTCCGTCGGCAAGACGTTCTAG
- a CDS encoding alpha/beta fold hydrolase, with amino-acid sequence MPYRGEADPQEQPGAHQARLLANAAALKRFSRRGFLAGTGASALLAADMLVTRRVQAERQVNRILQVADDFADAYYPNASWFLFPGYKTSWEEALWILNAMRGALNKRGQLAAVGYSNLGLDIDEVVIAVIEHVRAKKLTKLFFYGHSFGGMVATQVAARLREFHGVEVDFILLDSSPYSRSDVLDESWFDGVVFLYESGFRVPSVVRGSYELGERVIHKDERTWRQILDQTMEQLSPIAPSSVLIQSESAYIYHFDGNRFVDKLGATRMAYIGNPKDRTVRYQTAKDAWSAAFQPHMVSMDLQTDGALPAHASPGWNPLIYRPIVERLMDDFFPLPRGGSKVTVF; translated from the coding sequence GTGCCGTACAGGGGGGAAGCAGATCCGCAGGAACAGCCAGGAGCTCATCAAGCCCGGCTGCTGGCCAATGCCGCCGCACTCAAGCGGTTTTCGCGCCGCGGGTTCCTGGCCGGCACGGGCGCCTCGGCCCTGCTGGCAGCGGACATGCTGGTCACCCGCCGGGTCCAGGCGGAGCGGCAGGTCAACCGCATACTGCAGGTCGCGGACGACTTCGCCGACGCCTACTACCCGAACGCCAGCTGGTTCCTCTTCCCCGGCTACAAGACCAGCTGGGAAGAGGCGCTCTGGATCCTGAACGCGATGCGTGGTGCGCTGAACAAGCGCGGCCAGCTGGCCGCCGTCGGCTATTCCAACCTAGGGCTGGACATCGACGAGGTGGTAATCGCCGTCATCGAACATGTCCGGGCGAAAAAGCTGACCAAGCTTTTCTTCTACGGCCACAGTTTCGGCGGCATGGTGGCCACCCAGGTGGCCGCGCGGCTCAGGGAATTCCACGGCGTGGAGGTTGACTTTATCCTGCTGGACTCCAGCCCCTACAGCCGGAGCGACGTGCTGGACGAGAGCTGGTTCGACGGCGTGGTGTTCCTGTATGAGAGCGGCTTCCGGGTCCCGTCCGTGGTCCGTGGCAGCTACGAACTGGGGGAGCGCGTCATCCACAAGGACGAGCGGACCTGGCGGCAGATCCTGGACCAGACCATGGAGCAGCTGTCCCCGATCGCCCCGTCCAGTGTGCTCATCCAGTCCGAGTCGGCCTACATCTACCACTTCGACGGAAACCGGTTTGTGGACAAGCTCGGCGCCACGCGGATGGCGTACATCGGCAACCCGAAAGACCGCACGGTCCGGTACCAGACGGCCAAGGACGCGTGGTCGGCGGCGTTCCAACCCCACATGGTCTCCATGGACCTGCAAACGGACGGGGCCCTGCCGGCGCACGCGAGCCCTGGCTGGAATCCGCTCATCTACCGGCCCATCGTGGAGCGGCTCATGGACGACTTTTTTCCGCTGCCCCGCGGCGGCTCGAAGGTGACGGTCTTCTAG
- a CDS encoding ABC transporter ATP-binding protein, translated as MSISTKAPAQLQARGLSAGYDRKIVSQELSLTIPDGRFTVIVGPNACGKSTLLKTLARLIKPHAGEVVLDGRSISAIPAKELARTLGLLPQSSISPDGITVAELVARGRFPHQKLLRQWSKEDEAAVTEAMAMTGVTALSATLVDELSGGQRQRVWVAMVLAQETPLLLLDEPTTFLDIAHQIELLELFRELNRTRGYTLVAVLHDLNHASRYADNIVAMKDGRVVAEGAPADVITEELVEEVFGLPCRVIEDPVSLTPLVIPLGRPAHAEMAG; from the coding sequence GTGAGCATCTCCACCAAGGCTCCCGCGCAACTGCAGGCCCGCGGGCTCAGTGCAGGGTATGACCGGAAAATCGTCAGCCAGGAACTTTCCCTCACCATCCCCGACGGCCGCTTCACCGTCATCGTGGGACCGAATGCATGCGGCAAGTCGACGCTGCTGAAAACCCTGGCCCGCCTGATCAAGCCGCACGCCGGCGAGGTGGTCCTCGACGGCCGCTCCATCTCCGCCATCCCCGCCAAGGAACTGGCCCGCACGTTGGGCCTGCTGCCGCAGTCGTCCATTTCCCCCGACGGCATCACCGTAGCCGAACTGGTGGCCCGCGGCCGCTTTCCGCACCAGAAGCTGCTGCGCCAGTGGAGCAAGGAGGATGAGGCGGCCGTAACGGAAGCCATGGCCATGACCGGCGTGACCGCACTGTCCGCCACGCTGGTGGACGAGTTGTCCGGCGGGCAGCGGCAGCGCGTCTGGGTTGCCATGGTGCTGGCCCAGGAAACCCCGCTGCTCCTGCTGGATGAACCCACAACGTTCTTGGACATCGCCCACCAGATCGAACTCCTGGAACTCTTCCGCGAGCTGAACCGCACCCGTGGCTATACCTTGGTGGCGGTACTCCACGACCTCAACCACGCCAGCCGTTACGCGGACAATATCGTGGCCATGAAGGACGGGCGGGTGGTGGCCGAGGGCGCTCCGGCCGACGTCATTACCGAGGAACTGGTGGAAGAAGTCTTCGGGCTGCCCTGCCGCGTCATCGAAGACCCCGTCTCGCTCACCCCGCTGGTCATCCCGCTGGGCCGGCCGGCGCATGCCGAAATGGCCGGGTAG
- a CDS encoding FAD-dependent oxidoreductase — protein MERTVCAVVGGGPAGMMLGLLLARAGVKVTVLEKHGDFLRDFRGDTVHASTIRLIDELGLGDSFHQLPQSRLNNVAIPIPGAGLVTFGDFASLKPPYNYIAMMPQWDFLNFLATEAAREPTFTLLMQHEATSLMFDGGRVAGVRYRTLDGREGALRADLVVATDGRHSVLRRAAGLKPRNYPVPFDTWWFRLPRHASEKGAVAGIVPAFRDREAMIALFRDDYYQMGYLGPKGEDARIRAEGVERFRERVSGLRPDLADRVDSIRSMEDLHWLDVRLDRLRRWYVDGLLCIGDAAHAMSPVGGVGINLAIQDAVAAAGRLAPALLRGDVSVQDLAGVERRRRMPTVVVQTVQRMLHRAVFVPLFAGRRTEPPRALLFVVRHAPMVRRLMPRLISFGPRPEHAPSFARRVQPQPAAKPPGWARRHKSGNH, from the coding sequence ATGGAGCGAACGGTGTGCGCCGTTGTTGGCGGCGGGCCGGCGGGCATGATGCTGGGGCTGCTGCTGGCCCGGGCAGGCGTGAAGGTCACGGTCCTTGAAAAGCATGGCGACTTCCTGCGGGATTTCCGCGGCGACACCGTGCATGCCTCCACCATCAGGCTGATCGATGAACTGGGACTGGGCGACAGCTTCCACCAGCTTCCGCAGAGCAGGCTGAACAACGTTGCCATCCCCATCCCGGGCGCCGGTTTGGTCACTTTCGGGGATTTCGCGTCCCTGAAGCCCCCGTACAACTACATTGCCATGATGCCGCAGTGGGACTTCCTGAACTTCCTGGCCACTGAGGCCGCGCGCGAACCCACCTTCACGCTCTTGATGCAACACGAAGCAACGTCGTTAATGTTCGACGGCGGACGCGTCGCCGGCGTCCGCTACCGCACGCTCGACGGCCGCGAAGGTGCACTCCGTGCGGACCTCGTGGTGGCCACTGATGGGCGCCATTCAGTGCTGCGGCGGGCCGCCGGGCTGAAGCCAAGGAACTACCCCGTCCCCTTCGACACATGGTGGTTCAGGCTTCCGCGCCATGCGTCGGAGAAGGGCGCCGTGGCGGGCATCGTCCCGGCATTCCGAGACCGGGAAGCCATGATCGCCCTGTTCCGTGACGACTATTACCAGATGGGGTATCTCGGCCCGAAGGGTGAAGACGCGCGGATCCGGGCCGAGGGCGTCGAACGCTTCAGGGAGCGCGTTTCCGGACTGCGTCCTGACCTGGCTGACCGAGTGGATTCGATCCGGTCCATGGAGGACCTGCACTGGCTGGATGTGCGGCTGGACCGGCTGCGGCGCTGGTACGTGGACGGGCTTTTGTGTATTGGAGACGCTGCCCATGCCATGTCCCCGGTGGGTGGCGTGGGCATCAACCTGGCTATCCAGGATGCCGTGGCGGCAGCGGGCCGGTTGGCGCCAGCACTGCTCCGGGGGGACGTATCGGTGCAGGATCTCGCTGGAGTGGAACGGAGGCGCAGGATGCCCACCGTTGTTGTCCAGACGGTGCAGCGCATGCTGCACCGCGCAGTGTTCGTCCCATTGTTCGCCGGAAGGAGAACGGAGCCCCCGCGGGCCCTGCTTTTTGTGGTCCGGCACGCCCCCATGGTCCGGCGGCTGATGCCGCGGCTCATTTCGTTCGGACCCCGGCCGGAACATGCGCCTTCCTTCGCCCGCCGCGTTCAGCCGCAGCCGGCAGCAAAGCCACCCGGCTGGGCGCGCCGTCACAAATCGGGGAACCACTAA